The Brevinematales bacterium genome includes the window TTATCTCGACCTTTCTGAAAGGTGTTATCAAGAGAGATCCTTTTCTCATTATATCAATTGTTCCTTTTATAACAACTGGTAAGATATCTAATCCTGTATTTTGTGCCATTAATACAAAACCCTTTTTAAATTTCTGTAACTTTCCATCAGATGATCTAGTGCCTTCAGGAAATATGGTAGGACTACCAAAAATGGATTTTGTTTTGCTCTTAACGGTTAAAACTGACTCCTTTAAATTATCTCTAGGAAGAGATATGTATCCCATGGCTTTCATAAACCAACCTATCACGGGTATATTGAATACTGATTCTTTTGATACCCAGGATATTACAAAAGGAATTTTGGCAGATAAAACTATTATATCAAAAGCACTTTGGTGATTTGATATTATAACGTATTTATTGCCCTTTTTAATATTCTCAATTCCTACTACCTTAACAGATGTGAATGTAAGAAATAGTATTATGTTGAAATAGACTTTTTCTGCATAGTGTGCTAACTTTTTCGAAAAAAGACTCAATATTATGCCACTTATTCCAATCACGATGGTTATTGGAACTATGAGTGTGGCTAGGTAAACAAGAAACAAAATTTTTAGTATCACAACCATCGAACTATATAATAATTGCTTTTTTCTCTAGAATTCAAAGAAATTAAGAGTAAAATTTCATCTATAATGATCATAGTTTATTTCAATATCATTTTGCTTGCTCTTTTTCTTTACTATGATTTTAGTATTTTGGTTAAATGAAAATGTATCTTTGAAAATTAAATTACCTGCTTTATCTCTTATAGTGACAATATATTTTCTATCTTTTCTAAGCATTTTACTTATTGGTATCTGAGATGGTTCGTTGTTGTCTATTGATATGTATAAACCTGTAGTTTCTTTTGTTGGTATAAATGATACTTTAACTGCTTTTAATAAGTCAATTATCATATCTTCTGAAATGTTTTTGTTAAGAAATTCTAATTTATCTTTATCTGCTTGTTTTGGGTTTATTTTAATTTCTTCTGAGACTTTCTGAATTGTTTTTTCTAGATTTTGAGTTAATTTATCGATGTTATCGAATTCTTTGCCGGATATCAGAGATTGAATTTTTTGATCTGCTTCTGATTGGTCTTGCTTTGATATGTCTACTTGTTTTCCGGATGAAATTATACTTTCAGAAATCCCTTCTAATACTATAAGTTTTTCTTTCTTTTTTGCTTTTGATGCAATCTCTCCTACCAATCTTGATCGTACTTTTGATATGATCTTTCCGTCAGCAACTACTATTGTAGTTTCTCCTTTACTCTTTGAGTATACTGAAAACTTTGTTCCTCTTACTAATACCAATCCTGTTTCTGTTCTG containing:
- a CDS encoding 1-acyl-sn-glycerol-3-phosphate acyltransferase, translating into MVVILKILFLVYLATLIVPITIVIGISGIILSLFSKKLAHYAEKVYFNIILFLTFTSVKVVGIENIKKGNKYVIISNHQSAFDIIVLSAKIPFVISWVSKESVFNIPVIGWFMKAMGYISLPRDNLKESVLTVKSKTKSIFGSPTIFPEGTRSSDGKLQKFKKGFVLMAQNTGLDILPVVIKGTIDIMRKGSLLITPFRKVEIKILPPIPNHDAVNDKDIIDKVMEIYRKELN
- a CDS encoding FecR family protein — its product is MEKVRPGSTLTDTPLGKVITILVVILVILIVIISGWFILFQSNKQDPSLDIIIGDPTKIKFIATTVIGDVKVKRGKNMIDLQVNDTLTGGDTITVGKSSECIIQMSQNAIIKITENSKVSLSGVLLSMDNKEENIITLISGTILSLAKKLDQKNIKIRTETGLVLVRGTKFSVYSKSKGETTIVVADGKIISKVRSRLVGEIASKAKKKEKLIVLEGISESIISSGKQVDISKQDQSEADQKIQSLISGKEFDNIDKLTQNLEKTIQKVSEEIKINPKQADKDKLEFLNKNISEDMIIDLLKAVKVSFIPTKETTGLYISIDNNEPSQIPISKMLRKDRKYIVTIRDKAGNLIFKDTFSFNQNTKIIVKKKSKQNDIEINYDHYR